The segment TCGAGTAAACATGAATGGGCGAAAAACTGCAATCCCCTTCACTGATGCAGAAGGTCTCGCATTGAGCCTAACCCCTTGGGTACTCAATGGATAAAAAAGTTGAGTGGATTTGTGTGTATTAGGGCGATTGGCAACGGATGCCAATCGGGTAGCTATTTATTTTTGGATTTGGCGAGTCTTTTTTTGGTCTCTCGAATCCTGCGTCTGTTGATCAGCACCATGAGGATGATCAGCAGGAAGAACACCGCACCGACATAGCGGATGTCCATGATTTTGCGGATGGTGTCCAGAGTGGTTTCCGGTTGGTTGATGACCTGTGGTTTGCCGGACTGCTCGGCTGGAGTAATGCCAAAACGCTTGAGGGCGTTGTGGTCGAATTGTATCCGCACGGCTGTGTTGGGGCTGGTGTCGATCTTGCGGATATATTGTCCGCGCCAGTGCCCCAGAAGCAACCATGCAGATCGCTTCCCTTGTTCGCTCCAGGAGGACAGGTAGCCTCCCAATACCCCCGTGCCCATGAACTGCGCGCGAGAGGTGTAGATGGGCACCTTGCAGGTGTAGGCCAGTCGGCGCATGTCTCGGTAGGACAAATCCAGTCCGTTATCTTGGGTGCGGGCATAGTCCGCCAGATATACCACGTCTTTGGCACCGGCACCGGAGAGGGCGATCTCCATGCCGTTGAGATCGGTATTGGGGATGAATCTGATTTTGTATTGCTCGGAGAGATTCCCCAGTTCAAGGCTCAGGGCAGTTCCCACTTCCGGGGCTCCCGTGGCAGGTCGGTTGATGACCAGAATTCGTTTGGTGCCTGGGTGATGTTTGAGGGCCATGCGCAAGGTCAGAGCATGGGGCGGTTCGTCGGTCACGATATGGATTCCGCTCATATCTTCGGGCAGGCTGCCTGAGATGTCGATGCCCGCTGCAATGAGCACGGTGTCCGGGAAGAGCCTGCTTTTCAAGCGCGCGGCCATGTTCAGTGCGGGGATGCCCGAGGTGATGATGCCGTCGAACTGTGCGCCTTGGTATTTGATGGTCAACAATTCTTCCAGCAGTTCCAGATAGCGGGCCGAGGCATTACCGCCCATATCCATATGCTCAACGCGCCGCAGGACGCGGAAGTCGTTTTTGTTCAGGACGAAACTCAGGCCCTGGTTGACCCCTTCCACGCTTGCGCTGCCCTGACCTTGGGAATGCAGGATCAGCAGATGTTTGTAATCGGGCGTGACCAGGGTCTTGTAGCTGGTTTGGGCCAGGGCGGGCGTGGCGCTGAAGAACAGGGAGAGGAGCAAAAGCGGCCATATCAGGAGAATGTCTGCTCGGACTCCATGGCGGTGTGCGATGCTGATGTGTTTGGTCTGGCGTGAGTTCATCCTGGTGGCTTCCTTTGGGGACTGCATTATCTTGATATTGAAGCACAAAATATGGCGTGGGCCAACGAGAAAGTTGCTCGAAAATGGATGAGGAACGGTGTCGCTCGTTGAGACTGTTTCCTCGTTGTGTTTTGGGGTAAGGTTTTGCAAATGTCTGGAGGACGTATGAGGCGTGAGATCAAACAGATTTTCGAGGGAGAGCCAGTGACCGAAGGGGCCGGGGTTCGTCTGCGCAGGGTTTTTGGCTATTACGAGGCCTCCCTGTTCGACCCCTTTCTGATGATGGACGATTTCCGAGCCGAGAAACCCGAGGACTACATCAAAGGATTTCCCTGGCATCCGCACCGTGGCATCGAGACCATCACCTATGTCCTTGGAGGCGAGGTGGAGCATGGTGACAGCCTTGGCAACAAGGGAACAATTGGCACTGGTGATGTGCAGTGGATGACGGCGGGCAGCGGCATCATTCATCAGGAGATGCCCAAGGGCGACGAGAGTGGCGCCATGCTCGGGTTTCAGCTTTGGGCCAATTTGCCCGCTGTCGACAAGATGATGGCCCCCCGGTATCGGGGCATCACGGCAGTGGAGATTCCCGAGGTGGTCCAGACCGATGGCACCGTCATCAAGGTCATTGCCGGAAACGTTGATGGGGTTGGTGGTCCGGTCGCAGATGTCGTCATTGACCCTGAGTATCTTGATTGCACTGTGCCCACCGGAGTCGAGTTTGTGCATTCCGTGCCGCGGGGGCACACCGCCTTCGTCTATGTCATTGGTGGACAAGGCAGTGTCAATGGCTCTCCGGTGAAGAACCGGATGCTGGTCCTGTTTGATGATGGTGATGAGTTGGCATTATCTGCCGCTGACGACTCGTTGCGGTTCCTGCTGGTGTCGGGCAAACCGTTGAAAGAACCCATCGCCTGGCGTGGTCCTATTGTCATGAACACACAGCAGGAATTGGAGTTGGCCTTTCGGGAATTTCAGGAAGGGACTTTCGTCAAACACGGCTGAAGTCGGATGTGCAGTGAAGTTGCGCTGTGCAGCTATGAGCAAGAGGTCATAAAGAACGCGGCAAAGAAAAAGGCTCCTGGATTTCTCCAGGAGCCTATTATTATCGTGGTGGGCCCGGCAGGATTCGAACCTGCGACCTACTGGTTCGTAGCCAGGCACTCTATCCAGCTGAGCTACGGGCCCACGTCGTCGAGGGATTGGTTTCTATGCAACCAGCCCCTGTTCGTCAAGCACAGATGAGGCTAATTATGTGGATTTCATAATGGGGGGCAGGAGTTGTGGGTTCGCTCGTATTCCGGGAATGAAACAAGAAAGGCTCCCGGATTTCTCCAGGAGCCTATTATTATCGTGGTGGGCCCGGCAGGATTCGAACCTGCGACCTACTGGTTCGTAGCCAGGCACTCTATCCAGCTGAGCTACGGGCCCACGTCGTCGAGGAGTTGGTTTCTATGCAAACAGCCCCTGTTCGTCAAGCGGTTTTTGAGAAAAACGCAAATTTCCTTGGGGCGGTCGGTTGCCATCAGGGGCTGGCTGCCGTATTCGATGCCCACCCGGCAACAACTCCGGGGAGATACCTTATGGAAAATCATAAACGGATCATATCTGAGCTCTACTCACCCGACCCTGGTGGTCCGACGCTGGATGGCAAGATTGCCGAGGTCGTGGCATGTGTTGATTCCGCTATTGCTGCAGTGGGGCCGGATGGTCTGGCTGTGGCCTGGACTGGGGGCAAGGACTCAACTCTTGTGCTGCATCTGGTGCGTGAACGGCTGGCTGAGCTGGCTCCGGGCGCGTCGCTGCGGGCCATCTCCATTGATACGGGCTGCAAGTTTCCGCAGGTGGTTGCCTTTCGTGACGCCTTGGCCCGTGAGTGGGATGTGCAGTTGACCATCGCCCGGCCCGAGGTGGATATGGCAGGCTATCCAGTTGCCCATGACAAGGCAGCCTGCTGCCATGATTTGAAGGTTCTGCCTCTGAATCGAGCCATCAAGGAGACCGGAATACAGTTGCTCCTGACCGGTATTCGAGCGGACGAGCATCCTTCCCGAGCCATGCGCCCGGCGGTGGAGGCCGTTGCCGAGCCTGCTCATTTGCGCCTGCATCCTCTTCTGCATTTCAGCGAGATGGACGTCTGGTCCTTTATCATGGATCGTGGTCTTCCGGTTTGCCCTTTGTATCAGCAGGGTTATCGCTCACTGGGGTGCATGCCCTGTACAGTTCTTCCCGGAACAGGGCAGGGCGAGCGCTCCGGGCGCGACCAGGACAAGGAATCCATGATGGATACGCTGCACAGTCTCGGCTATTTCTAGAACAGCTCTCAGGGCTGCAATTTCTTAGTGTTCTCTTGTTTAAAGCGCCTTTGGGGCCTTCTGTGCCCTTGGCTTGAGTGGCGAAATGGGATAACTAATCCTCTCTTTAGTAGAATAGAGACGAGGACCCATGACCGCACACCTAATTGACGACCCATACCGCCCCGCGCGGCGCAAGACCCGTACCCTGAACATAGGGCATGTGGCTATTGGCGGAGACGCCCCGGTGGTGGTTCAATCCATGACCAACACCGACACCCGTGACGTTGAGGCCACCGTGGCTCAGGTGACCGCTCTGGCTGAAGCCGGATGCGAGATCGTGCGCCTTGCCGTGCTGGATGAGGACGCGGCCCGGGCCATTGGCCCCATTCGCAAGGCTTCCCCCGTGCCGCTGATTGCGGATATTCATTTCGACCATCGTCTGGCCCTGATGGCGCTGGATGCTGGCGTGGATGGACTGCGCATCAACCCTGGTAATATCGGCGGGGCCGAGCCTGTGGACAAGGTTGTGGCTGCGGCCAAGGCCTGCGGTGCCCCGATTCGCATCGGAGTCAACTCCGGGTCCGTGGACAAGAAGCTCTTGAAGAAGTTCGGTGGCCCCACGCCCGAGGCCATGGTGGAAAGTGCCATGGAGCACGTGCGATTGCTGGAGGAACGGGATTTTTTCGATACCAAGATTTCGCTCAAGTCATCGTCGGTGCCCGCCACAATCGCGGCGTATCGCCTGCTGGCCGGGCGCTGTGATTACCCGCTGCACATCGGTGTGACCGAGGCCGGAACTCCGGGACGGGGTACGGTGAAGTCCTCTGTGGGGCTGGGCGTACTGCTCTATGAGGGCATCGGTGATACACTACGAGTCTCGCTGACGGGCGATCCCGTGACCGAGATGGATGTGGCCTGGGAGATTTTGCGTTCATTGAATCTGCGTGCCCGTGGCCCGGAGATTGTCTCGTGCCCCACATGCGGACGCACGGAGATCGGGTTGATACAACTGGCTGAAGAGGTGGAGCGCCACCTGCGCCCGGTGACCGAGGTTTTTACCGTGGCCGTCATGGGGTGCGTGGTCAATGGCCCCGGAGAGGCTCGCGAGGCCGATATCGGCATTGCCGGCGGGCGGGGCATGGGCATCATCTTCCGCAAGGGAGAGGTGGTGCGTAAGATCAAGGGTGAAGAGAACCTGCTGCCTGAATTTTTGAATGAACTGGACATATTTCTCGAAGAACTGAGAAAGGAGAATTCATAGATGCGTTACAGCAACCTGTATGTGCCCACGTTGAAGGAAGCCCCGGCGGATGCCGAGGTCATCAGTCACAAATTGCTTATCCGCGCGGGTATGATCCGTAAGCTGACTTCGGGCATTTACACCTATCTGCCCATGGGGCTTCGCAGCCTGAACAAGGTGGCGACCATCGTGCGCGAGGAAATGAATCGCGCCGGGGCACAGGAGATTTCCATGCCCATGGTCCAGCCAGGTGATCTCTGGGAAGAGACTGGCCGCTGGCAGTTCTACGGCAAGGAACTCTTGCGCATCAAGGACCGCCATGGCCGGGACTACTGTCTCGGACCCACGCATGAAGAGGTCGTGACTGATCTGGTACGTGGCGAGGTCAATTCCTACAAGCAGTTGCCCATCAACCTGTATCAGGTCCAAAGTAAATTCCGCGACGAGATTCGCCCGCGCTTCGGCCTGATGCGTGGCCGCGAATTCGTGATGAAGGATGCCTATTCATTTGATGCAGACGACGCCGGGGCCGAGGCCAGCTACAAGGCCATGTATGCCGCCTACAGCGCTATTTTCGAGCGCCTGGGCCTGACCTTCCGCCCGGTGGAGGCCGATTCCGGCTCCATTGGTGGCAGCTTCTCCCACGAGTTCATGGTCCTGGCCGAAACCGGTGAGGACACCATTGCCGTGTGTTCGGCCTGCGAGTATGCGGCTAACCTGGAGAAAGCCGAGGTGACCGGCGAGGTCAAACCCTGCCTGGATGAAGGCCCGATGATGGTCGAAGTGGCGACTCCCGAGACGCATACCGTCGAGGAAGTGGCCAAGTTCCTGAACGTGCACAAGATGCAGGTCATCAAGACCTTGCTCTTTGACGCCGACGGCGAGGCCGTGGCAGCGCTTGTGCGTGGTGATCGCGAACTGAACGATATCAAATTCAAGAATGCCCTGGACTGTGCTGAACTGACCATGGCCAGCCCCGAGCAGGTTCAGGAATGGACCGGCGCTCCCGTGGGCTTTGCCGGGCCTGTGGGGCTCAAGGTTTCACGCATCCTGGCGGATAACGAGATCAAGGGCGCAACGGACTTTGTTGTCGGTGCCAACAAGGCCGACACCCATCTGCGCCACCTCAACCTTGCCCGCGACGTGGAAGCCGAAGTCCAGTACGCCGACCTGCGCGTCATCACCGAGGACGATCCCTGTCCGCGCTGCGGTGGCCAGTTGACCATGCCCAAGGGTATCGAGGTCGGCCATGTCTTCAAACTGGGGACCAAGTATTCCGAGGCCATGGACGCCAAGTTCCTGGATCAGAACGGCAAGGAACAGCTGATGATCATGGGGTGCTACGGCATCGGCGTGTCCCGTGTGGTGGCTTCCTGCATCGAGCAGAATCATGACGAGAACGGTATCGTGTTTCCGCCGCCGGTTGCTCCGTTTGAAGCCATTGTGCTCTGTCTGGACCCCAAGAAGGAAGAGATTCTGGGCAAGGCCGAGGAAATCTACAACATCATCGAGGCCTCCGGGGCCGATACCCTGTTGGACGACCGAATCGAGCGTCCTGGCGTAAAGTTCAAGGACGCCGATCTGGTGGGCTATCCCATTCAGATCGTTGTGGGCGGCAAGGGGGTCAAGAACGGCATCGTGGAATGCAAGGACCGCCGTACTGGCGAGAAGATCGAGCTTGGACTGGATAACTTCGAGCGCGATTTCGTGGCCTGGCGCCGCGATGTGTGGTGTGGTTGGGGCCTGACCGATGGTGATGCTGACCTGGATTCCTGCAGGTAGCCATGACTGTTGAAGGACTCATCGCCTTGGCCGGGGCCACCGCATTGTTTGCCCTTATTCCCGGTCCCGGCATCATGGCCGTGGTGGCCCAGGCCCTGTCGCGTGGTCTGGGGCCCGCCGTGATGTGGATCACCGGGCAGGTGTTGGGCGACATGATCTATCTGCTCATGGCCATGTTCGGCCTGGGCTGGGTGGCCTCGCAACTGGGTGATGGGTTCATCGTGCTGCGGTATGTAGGGGCCGCGTATCTGATCTGGATGGGGTTCAAGGCCTGGACGGCCAAGCCTCCCTGCGAAAATGTGACAGCTCCACCGGCCCGGGCCGGTGGCCGTTACTTTTTGGGGGGCATGTGTGTTTCGCTGGGCAACCCCAAGGCCATTGCCTTCTACTGCGGTTTTCTGCCTGCGTTCATCGATTTGACGGTGCTGACATCCACGGACGCAGCAACGGTCATTGCCGTCATCTGTCCCATCGTGTTTGTGATTCCTGTCGGATACGCGTGGCTTGCTGCTCGTGGACGCGGCGCGATCCGCACTACGCGAATCTGGAAGATCGCCAACCGCAGCGCCGGGGCGGTGATGATTGGTGCTGGCGCGACAGTGGCGGCGGAGTAGTCCCGTGCCCCATATCTTCGAGGTCACCGAACTGACCGGCGCGGTCAAGGACGTGCTGGAGAGCCAGTTCCCTTTCATCTGGGTTCGGGGGCAGGTCAGCGGTGTCACGCGGCCACCCAGCGGGCATCTCTATTTCACCTTGAAGGATGACCGCGCTCAGCTGTCCGTGGTCTGGTTCAGGAATTCCCGGCGCGAGATCGAAGCTGGGGGCGTGGACCCGGCAACCGGTGAGGTGCTGGAACATGGCTTTGTGCCAGACGTTGACGATGGCATGCAGGTTTTGGTGGCCGGACGCTTGAATGTTTATGAGCCACGCGGAACCTACCAGCTGGTTGCCGAGTTTGTGCAGGAAGAGGGCGTGGGCCAGCTGTATCTTCAGTTTGAGGCCATGAAGGCCAAATTGCAGGCCAAGGGATATTTCGCTGAGGATCGCAAGATGCGACTGCCAACTGCGCCCAAGCGCGTGGCAGTGATTACCGCTCCAACGGGAGCCGCAATTCAGGATTTTCTGCGCATAGCGGACGGGCGTGGAGCGGGTTGCGAGATTCGAATCCACCCTTCCCTGGTGCAGGGTGATCGGGCTCCGGCGCAGATTGCCGCGGCTCTGGATGATGTCTGTGAACAGGGCTGGGCTGATGTCGCGGTGTTGATTCGTGGCGGCGGTTCCATCGAGGACCTGTGGGCCTTCAATACGGAGCCCGTGGCCGATGCCATTCACCGGGCCACGTTGCCGGTGCTGTCTGGAGTCGGACACGAAGTCGATGTGACCATTGCCGATTACGTCGCCGATGCCCGTGCAGCCACGCCCAGCCATGCCGCTCAGATGCTTTGGCCTGAACGGCGCGAATTGATGCAGCGCCTTGATGGACTGGAACTTGCTCTGCTGCGGGCGGGACAGGGGCTTGTCTCCGGACGGGAACGGGCCTTGCGCGCTGAAGAACGTGCTCTGGCCTGGTTGTCTCCGGTGCGGCAGGTGGACCGCTGGCGAGAACGATTTGACGTCGCAGCTCGCGATTTGACTCGGGCCTGGAATGCTTTTTACGAGGGGCGTGCCACGGCTTTGGATGAGGCCGGACGCGGCCTGCTGGCTGCGTATGGTCCGCAGACCATGGAACGCGAGGTTGCTGGGCTGGACGGTCTGGCCGGGCGTCTGGCCATGGCCATGGAAGGGCGGCTGCGTGGCATTGATCGGGACCTGGCTGTGGCTTCGGCCACTCTGATGGCTTTGGACCCGGAGAAACCCCTTGAACGGGGCTATGGGCTGGTGCGAAGTGCCAGAACCGGACGTTATCTACGCAGCGTGGACGAGGTGGCTCCCGGTGATGCGCTGGAAATCCGCGTACGTGATGGGCACCTTGGTGCTGATGTGACACGAATCAATAAGGACGATTGATGTTTATATTCCGGGCCGCTCTGTGCCTGTTGTTGATGTTGCTGACGATGACCTCTGCCGTTTGGGCTGGAGTGCGGTTGGAATGCCCGGATAAGGTCTCGCAGGGCGAGCCGTTTTATGTGCGTGTCGTTTCCGATGAACCTGTGGAGATTGTGCGCCTGTTCTGGGGTCCTATGACCGTCGATGCTACGGTGCGCAGTGAAGCAGGAGCCTGGGTGGCTTTGGCCATGCTGGGAACCGGCTCCATGGCCAAGCCTGGAATTGGTCAGGTCAAGGCCAGCATCCAAGGCTCCGATGGCCCGCGCGAGTTGACTCGTGCTGTACGCATCACGTCGCGCAAATTTGCGGAGCAGCGCCTGAAAGTGGCTAAAAAGATGGTCAACCTGAGTCAGGCGCAGCTGGACCGCCATTATCGTGAGAAGGCACGGGTCAAGAAAGCCATGGCGGACATCTCCCCGGAGCGATTCTGGAACGGGCAGTTCCTGCGTCCGATCCCTGGTGGAATTTCCAGCACCTACGGCTTGCGGCGTATTTTCAATGGTGAGCCGCGCAAGCCGCATGCCGGGGTGGACTTTCGGGGCAAGAAAGGCACGCCGATCAAGGCTGTTGCTCCGGGTGAAGTTGTCCTGACGGGGAGTCATTATTTTTCCGGCAATGTGGTTTATGTTGACCACGGGCTGGGGGTGGTTAGCGTATACTGCCACCTGTCCGCCATTGATGTGGCGGAAGGGCAGTTCGTGTCTGCCGGTCAGGTATTGGGCAAAGTCGGCTCCACAGGCCGCGTTACCGGCCCACATCTGCATTTTGGACTGTCGGTATTGGGGCAGTATGTGGACCCCATGCCGTTGATCGAAGGCAGGATTACTCCATAGGAGGGCGTTTTTAGCGACCCATAAAATGGATCTGCGATGTGAGCTGCGGCGACTGTGGCGGCAGGAATGGTTGATTTTGTGTATGACTGTCCCGAGACATGTTTTTGAGGACGAAGAATATGGCAAAGAAGAAACAGGATTTTGAAACGCGCTTGGCGCGGCTGCAAAAAATCGTGGAGTCATTGGAAGCTGGTGAGCTGGCGCTGGAAGACGGCGTCACCCTGTTCAAGGAAGGCGTGGAGCTGGCAGGCTCGTGCCGAGAACAGTTGGAGAAGGCCCGCAACGAGGTCAAGCTGCTCACGGATGGCAAGCTCAAGGATTTCCGTACGGAGGAAGATGATGTCTGATGTTGATGTAAAAAAGACGTTGGCCAACTATGCGGCTGGCGTTGAGAAATACTTGGAGACCTGCCTGAAGGATCGGGGCATTACCCCCAGACTTCAGGAGGCCATGGAGTACAGCCTGATGGCGGGGGGCAAGCGCCTGCGCCCGGTGCTGTGCCTGATCTGGGCCGAGATTGCGGGCATCGAGTCTGCCAAGGTCATGCCCTTTGCTGCGGCTATCGAGTGCATCCATACCTACTCGTTGATCCACGACGATTTGCCTGCCATGGATGATGATGATCTCAGGCGTGGCAAGCCCACCAACCATAAGGTCTATGGCGAGGCCACTGCCATTTTGGCTGGCGACGCGCTTCTGACCGAAGCCTTCGGCATGATGCTCAATGTCAGTGATGTCCCGGCGGAGCGTGTGCTTCAGGCCGCGTCCATCATGGCTTATGGCGCGGGTTCCAACGGTATGGTTGGCGGCCAGCAGATCGATATGGACCTGACGGGAAAGGACGGAGTTGAACTTCAGGAATTGCAGCAGATGCATGCCCTGAAGACCGGGGCGCTGATTACAGCGTCTTGTTTGTCCGGTTGCATTCTGGGGGGCGGCGATGAGGACGACATGAAAGCTGCCATGGAATGGGGCAAGAATGTTGGCATGGCCTTCCAGATTGCGGATGACATCCTGGATGTGGTTGGCGACGAAAAAGAGCTTGGCAAGCCCGTGGGCAGCGATCAGGAGCAGGGTAAGAATACGTATCCCTCCATGATCGGCCTGGAAGAGAGCAAGAATCTCGCCGTGCAGGTGGCTGCCACGGCCAATTTGGAAATCAAGAATTATTCCGGAGCACAGGCCGACTTCCTGCGCCATCTGGCTGCGTATATCGTACAGCGAACCAGCTAGTTGAGTGAAGGCCCAACCCGCTTGAGCGGGTACTGAGGGCGATAGTATTTGCACCGTAGCATTCAGGGACGAGTATCAATGAGTATCGACAATGATTCCCAAGGCATTTTGCAGGGCCTGAAGTGCCCGGCGGATGTGCAGGATCTGGATTCCAAGCAGTTGGTGACGCTGGCTGCGGAAATGCGCGAGGTGATCATCGACACCGTAGCCGCCAACGGTGGCCATCTGGCACCGTCGCTGGGCGTGGTTGAGTTGACCCTGGCTTTGCTCAAGGTCTTTGATCCTGCAGAGGACAAAGTCGTTTGGGATGTCGGCCATCAGGCCTACGGCTACAAGTTGCTGACCGGTCGCGCTGCGAATTTCGGTACGTTGCGGACCATGGGCGGAGTGAGCGGTTTTCCCAAGATGAGTGAAAGCCGTTACGACCATTTTGGTGTCGGCCATTCGTCCACATCCATTTCCGCTGCTGTGGGCATGGCCAAGGCTCGTGACCTGGCGGGCAAGGACAACAAGGTTGTTGCCGTGATCGGTGATGGCTCCATGACCGCGGGATTGGCCTATGAAGGGCTGAACCAGGCTGGTGATTTGGGCTCTGACCTTGTGGTGGTCCTCAATGATAACGAGATGTCCATCTCGCGCAATGTGGGAGCACTCTCGCAGTTCTTCTCCAGAAATCTGACCAAGAGTTGGATGGTGCGTTTCAAGAAGGATGTCGAATCGCTGCTCAAGCACGTTCCCAAGATCGGTGGCGACTTGGCCGAGTATGCCCGCAAATCCGAAGAAGCCTTTAAGCACTTCTTTACTCCGGGGATGTTGTTCGAGGCCTTCAGGTTCAACTATCTCGGGCCATTTGATGGGCATAATATCGATGGTCTGGCTGGTGTTTTCCAGCAGGTTCGCGAACTCAAAGGCCCCATTCTGGTGCACGTGTTGACCCAGAAGGGCAAAGGCTATGAGCCTGCTGAGACCAATCCGACCTATTTCCACGGTGTGGGCTGTTTTGAGCCGGAAACCGGTGAAGCCAAGAAGTTTGGCCCCTGCGCCCTGGCTTCCTATACAGATGTCTTTGGCGAGACCTTGATCCGGCAGGCTGAGACGGACGAACGCATTGTGGCTATCACAGCCGCCATGCCCGAAGGCACGGGCCTGAATAAATTCGCGGATCGTTTTCCTGACCGATTCATTGACGTGGGCATCTGTGAACAGCATGCGGTGACCTTTGCCGCAGGCCTCGCTACCCAGGGGTTCAAGCCCGTGGTGGCGATTTATTCGACCTTCATGCAGCGCTCTTACGATCAGATCGTTCACGATGTCTGTCTGCAGAACCTGCCTGTGACTTTGTGTCTGGATCGTGGTGGTTTGGTGGGGGAAGACGGTCCCACTCACCATGGAGCTTTTGATATTTCCCTGCTGCGTCATATTCCCAATCTGGTGAGTATGGCGCCCAAGGATGAGGCAGAGTTGGCGCAGATGCTGGCAACGGCCATGGCCCATGACGGACCGGTTGCCTTGCGCTATCCCCGTGGCGTAGGTGTTGGTGCGACTCCGGCGGAAAGTCCCGAGCCGTTGCCCTTGGGCGAAGGCGAGTTGCTGCGCGACGGTGAAGATGCAGTCATTCTCGCTCTGGGGAGCCGGGTTCATCCCAGCCTGGAAGCGGCTGTAGAGATCGAGGCTGAAACGGGCAAGAAGGTTGCCGTCTTCAACACACGCTTTGTGCGTCCGTTGCCCGTCGATCAGATCGTCGAGTTGGCCGGGCGCTTCAAGACCGTTATTACGGTTGAAGAGAACGCATTGGCTGGCGGTTTCGGTTCCGCCGTGTTGGAAACATTGGCTGATCAGGGCGTGAACAACGTTTCCGTCCTGCGTCTCGGTTTACCCGATGCCTTTGTGGAACACGGCAAGCAGAAGGAACTGCGGGCGTCTCTGGGGATCGATAAGGCAGGTATCAAGAAGGCTGTGCTTAATTTGTTTTATGAATAGTTTCTCATGGTTGTTGATAGAGTTCCGATTGGTGTTGTGAAAGTAAGTTTGGAT is part of the Desulfovibrio ferrophilus genome and harbors:
- a CDS encoding polyprenyl synthetase family protein, with product MMSDVDVKKTLANYAAGVEKYLETCLKDRGITPRLQEAMEYSLMAGGKRLRPVLCLIWAEIAGIESAKVMPFAAAIECIHTYSLIHDDLPAMDDDDLRRGKPTNHKVYGEATAILAGDALLTEAFGMMLNVSDVPAERVLQAASIMAYGAGSNGMVGGQQIDMDLTGKDGVELQELQQMHALKTGALITASCLSGCILGGGDEDDMKAAMEWGKNVGMAFQIADDILDVVGDEKELGKPVGSDQEQGKNTYPSMIGLEESKNLAVQVAATANLEIKNYSGAQADFLRHLAAYIVQRTS
- the dxs gene encoding 1-deoxy-D-xylulose-5-phosphate synthase, which produces MSIDNDSQGILQGLKCPADVQDLDSKQLVTLAAEMREVIIDTVAANGGHLAPSLGVVELTLALLKVFDPAEDKVVWDVGHQAYGYKLLTGRAANFGTLRTMGGVSGFPKMSESRYDHFGVGHSSTSISAAVGMAKARDLAGKDNKVVAVIGDGSMTAGLAYEGLNQAGDLGSDLVVVLNDNEMSISRNVGALSQFFSRNLTKSWMVRFKKDVESLLKHVPKIGGDLAEYARKSEEAFKHFFTPGMLFEAFRFNYLGPFDGHNIDGLAGVFQQVRELKGPILVHVLTQKGKGYEPAETNPTYFHGVGCFEPETGEAKKFGPCALASYTDVFGETLIRQAETDERIVAITAAMPEGTGLNKFADRFPDRFIDVGICEQHAVTFAAGLATQGFKPVVAIYSTFMQRSYDQIVHDVCLQNLPVTLCLDRGGLVGEDGPTHHGAFDISLLRHIPNLVSMAPKDEAELAQMLATAMAHDGPVALRYPRGVGVGATPAESPEPLPLGEGELLRDGEDAVILALGSRVHPSLEAAVEIEAETGKKVAVFNTRFVRPLPVDQIVELAGRFKTVITVEENALAGGFGSAVLETLADQGVNNVSVLRLGLPDAFVEHGKQKELRASLGIDKAGIKKAVLNLFYE